One genomic region from Xylanivirga thermophila encodes:
- a CDS encoding GNAT family N-acetyltransferase, which translates to MKIHVIESFDKVFIYRDTWNEILSSMDSDIVFVRLEWLHMWWRYHGSDNRLFILMLTKDDSIIGFCPLMKVPRRGYEEVRFIGGDEASYMDFVVEKTYMKEAIEGVLDYLVHMDGRFLINLHGFFKSSYGCSIIKGYLTNLKWAFLETGMECFYTDIGRRDFDDYLKKRVSRNSINTMKRKKKRLKRLGNISFKAFNTNKDDIEVIFNIHDKRWQRKIGSSKFSEGITREFFKELALSDDMPFKTTIDTICINNKIISFIYGFEYNGRYIFYRIGHDDDFGMFSPGEMVLREKIRDCFEEGLDVFDFGAGYEPYKAVWGERSIDVISFVFPSDNPFSKMVYKFRLAKWRIRQHIKKNPRIYHFVKYKLGKIKFSLYPENAKRAIKRILFGFKNKIMHNLSFIYTKDDYYIMGKQLEFLYGGGRERYRVEDGSVYNLDLLMDITHMASPDILRRFLKGDRCIIVYTDNGVHCLWFDFSTIDIRKARYSCPIDKNSGFLYEHYTNERKARLNKHMLYVALEYLKGNGLDKCYLAVERKDHAFINLLKEEGFKKLWHVRYTRCFGRHSYKVYK; encoded by the coding sequence ATGAAGATACACGTAATTGAAAGCTTCGATAAAGTTTTTATATACAGGGATACATGGAATGAAATACTATCTAGTATGGACAGCGATATAGTATTTGTACGCCTTGAATGGCTCCATATGTGGTGGAGATATCACGGTTCTGATAATAGGCTGTTTATACTCATGCTGACAAAGGATGATAGTATAATAGGTTTTTGTCCCCTTATGAAGGTGCCTAGAAGGGGCTATGAGGAGGTAAGGTTTATTGGTGGAGACGAGGCCAGCTATATGGATTTTGTAGTCGAGAAGACATATATGAAGGAGGCAATAGAGGGGGTGCTCGATTATCTTGTGCATATGGATGGCAGGTTTTTGATAAACCTGCATGGATTTTTTAAGTCGTCTTACGGATGTAGCATAATAAAGGGGTATTTAACCAATTTAAAATGGGCATTTTTAGAGACTGGTATGGAATGCTTCTATACGGATATAGGCAGACGGGATTTTGACGACTATCTAAAAAAGCGAGTAAGCCGAAACTCTATAAATACCATGAAACGAAAGAAAAAAAGGCTTAAAAGATTGGGAAATATATCATTTAAGGCTTTTAATACTAATAAGGACGATATTGAGGTAATATTCAATATCCATGACAAGAGGTGGCAAAGGAAGATTGGTTCTAGTAAATTCTCAGAGGGCATAACCCGTGAATTTTTTAAAGAATTGGCCCTATCAGATGACATGCCATTTAAAACTACCATAGATACCATATGTATAAATAACAAGATAATATCATTCATATATGGCTTTGAATATAATGGTAGATATATATTCTATCGCATAGGCCATGATGATGATTTTGGTATGTTCAGCCCGGGGGAGATGGTCCTTAGAGAAAAGATTCGGGATTGTTTTGAGGAGGGGCTTGATGTGTTTGATTTTGGCGCAGGTTACGAGCCATATAAGGCGGTGTGGGGCGAGAGAAGCATAGATGTTATAAGCTTTGTTTTCCCATCAGATAACCCATTTTCTAAGATGGTATATAAATTTCGCTTGGCTAAATGGCGCATTAGACAGCACATTAAGAAAAACCCCAGGATATATCATTTTGTAAAATACAAGTTAGGAAAGATAAAATTTTCCCTATATCCTGAGAATGCAAAAAGGGCTATAAAGAGGATACTCTTTGGTTTTAAGAATAAGATTATGCATAATTTGTCATTTATATATACCAAAGACGATTACTATATAATGGGAAAACAACTGGAGTTTTTGTATGGTGGTGGGCGGGAGAGATACAGAGTAGAGGATGGGTCGGTTTATAATCTAGATCTTTTGATGGATATTACCCATATGGCATCTCCTGATATTTTAAGACGATTTTTAAAGGGGGATAGATGTATCATAGTATATACAGATAATGGTGTTCACTGCCTGTGGTTTGATTTTTCCACCATAGATATTAGAAAAGCCCGGTATTCATGTCCTATAGATAAAAACTCGGGATTTTTATATGAGCATTACACAAATGAAAGAAAGGCAAGGCTTAATAAGCATATGCTATATGTTGCGCTTGAATATTTAAAGGGAAATGGCTTAGATAAATGTTATTTGGCAGTGGAAAGAAAAGATCATGCATTTATAAATCTATTGAAGGAGGAGGGTTTTAAAAAGCTCTGGCATGTCAGGTAT